In Erinaceus europaeus unplaced genomic scaffold, mEriEur2.1 scaffold_356, whole genome shotgun sequence, a genomic segment contains:
- the VEGFD gene encoding vascular endothelial growth factor D isoform X3, with protein sequence MYRQWAVVNVFMMSYLQLVQGSSYEHGPLKRASRSMLEQSEQQIRAASGLEELLRITHFEDWKLWRCRLKLKSFPSADSRSASHRSTRFAATFYDIETLKVIDEEWQRTQCSPRETCVEVASELGRSTNTFFKPPCVNVFRCGGCCNEESLVCMNTSTSYVSKQLFEISVPLTSVPELVPIKVANHTGCKCLPTAPRHPYSIIRRSIQLPEEDLCPHSKNLCPIDMQWDSSKCQCVLQEENPLMGMEDHSRLQEPALCGPHMKFDEDRCECVCKTPCPQDLIQHPENCSCIECRESQESCCQKHKIFHPDTCR encoded by the exons CGAGCGTCCCGCTCCATGTTAGAGCAATCGGAACAGCAAATCAGGGCAGCATCTGGCTTGGAGGAGCTGCTTCGAATCACGCATTTTGAGGACTGGAAGCTGTGGCGGTGCCGACTCAAGCTCAAAAGTTTTCCCAGTGCAGACTCCCGCTCGGCGTCCCACAGGTCCACCAGGTTTGCAGCAACGTTCTATGACATCGAAACtctaaaag TTATAGATGAGGAGTGGCAGAGAACCCAGTGCAGCCCCAGGGAAACTTGCGTGGAGGTGGCCAGCGAGCTAGGAAGGAGCACCAACACGTTCTTCAAGCCTCCCTGCGTGAATGTGTTCCGCTGCGGTGGCTGCTGTAATGAAGAGAGCCTCGTCTGTATGAACACAAGCACCTCGTATGTTTCCAAACAG CTCTTTGAGATATCAGTGCCTTTGACGTCAGTCCCTGAGTTGGTGCCTATTAAAGTGGCCAACCACACAGGTTGTAAGTGTCTGCCAACGGCTCCCCGCCACCCATATTCTATCATCAGAAGATCGATCCAGCTCCCAGAAGAAGACCT CTGTCCACATTCCAAGAACCTCTGTCCTATCGACATGCAGTGGGACAGCAGCAAATGTCAATGTGTTTTACAGGAGGAGAATCCACTCATGGGAATGGAAG ACCACTCTCGTCTCCAGGAGCCGGCTCTCTGCGGACCACACATGAAGTTTGATGAAGATCGCTGTGAGTGTGTCTGTAAGACACCGTGTCCCCAAGATCTCATCCAGCACCCAGAAAACTGCAGTTGCATTGAGTGCAGAGAAAGTCAGGAGAGCTGCTGTCAAAAGCACAAGATCTTCCacccagacacctgcag atga
- the VEGFD gene encoding vascular endothelial growth factor D isoform X1 yields MYRQWAVVNVFMMSYLQLVQGSSYEHGPLKRASRSMLEQSEQQIRAASGLEELLRITHFEDWKLWRCRLKLKSFPSADSRSASHRSTRFAATFYDIETLKVIDEEWQRTQCSPRETCVEVASELGRSTNTFFKPPCVNVFRCGGCCNEESLVCMNTSTSYVSKQLFEISVPLTSVPELVPIKVANHTGCKCLPTAPRHPYSIIRRSIQLPEEDLCPHSKNLCPIDMQWDSSKCQCVLQEENPLMGMEDHSRLQEPALCGPHMKFDEDRCECVCKTPCPQDLIQHPENCSCIECRESQESCCQKHKIFHPDTCSCEDRCPFHTRTCTNGKPACAKHCRFPKEKRAVHGQENP; encoded by the exons CGAGCGTCCCGCTCCATGTTAGAGCAATCGGAACAGCAAATCAGGGCAGCATCTGGCTTGGAGGAGCTGCTTCGAATCACGCATTTTGAGGACTGGAAGCTGTGGCGGTGCCGACTCAAGCTCAAAAGTTTTCCCAGTGCAGACTCCCGCTCGGCGTCCCACAGGTCCACCAGGTTTGCAGCAACGTTCTATGACATCGAAACtctaaaag TTATAGATGAGGAGTGGCAGAGAACCCAGTGCAGCCCCAGGGAAACTTGCGTGGAGGTGGCCAGCGAGCTAGGAAGGAGCACCAACACGTTCTTCAAGCCTCCCTGCGTGAATGTGTTCCGCTGCGGTGGCTGCTGTAATGAAGAGAGCCTCGTCTGTATGAACACAAGCACCTCGTATGTTTCCAAACAG CTCTTTGAGATATCAGTGCCTTTGACGTCAGTCCCTGAGTTGGTGCCTATTAAAGTGGCCAACCACACAGGTTGTAAGTGTCTGCCAACGGCTCCCCGCCACCCATATTCTATCATCAGAAGATCGATCCAGCTCCCAGAAGAAGACCT CTGTCCACATTCCAAGAACCTCTGTCCTATCGACATGCAGTGGGACAGCAGCAAATGTCAATGTGTTTTACAGGAGGAGAATCCACTCATGGGAATGGAAG ACCACTCTCGTCTCCAGGAGCCGGCTCTCTGCGGACCACACATGAAGTTTGATGAAGATCGCTGTGAGTGTGTCTGTAAGACACCGTGTCCCCAAGATCTCATCCAGCACCCAGAAAACTGCAGTTGCATTGAGTGCAGAGAAAGTCAGGAGAGCTGCTGTCAAAAGCACAAGATCTTCCacccagacacctgcag CTGTGAGGACAGATGCCCCTTTCACACCAGAACGTGCACAAATGGAAAGCCAGCCTGTGCCAAGCATTGCCGATTTCCCAAGGAGAAAAGGGCTGTCCACGGTCAAGAGAATCCTTGA
- the VEGFD gene encoding vascular endothelial growth factor D isoform X2 has translation MLEQSEQQIRAASGLEELLRITHFEDWKLWRCRLKLKSFPSADSRSASHRSTRFAATFYDIETLKVIDEEWQRTQCSPRETCVEVASELGRSTNTFFKPPCVNVFRCGGCCNEESLVCMNTSTSYVSKQLFEISVPLTSVPELVPIKVANHTGCKCLPTAPRHPYSIIRRSIQLPEEDLCPHSKNLCPIDMQWDSSKCQCVLQEENPLMGMEDHSRLQEPALCGPHMKFDEDRCECVCKTPCPQDLIQHPENCSCIECRESQESCCQKHKIFHPDTCSCEDRCPFHTRTCTNGKPACAKHCRFPKEKRAVHGQENP, from the exons ATGTTAGAGCAATCGGAACAGCAAATCAGGGCAGCATCTGGCTTGGAGGAGCTGCTTCGAATCACGCATTTTGAGGACTGGAAGCTGTGGCGGTGCCGACTCAAGCTCAAAAGTTTTCCCAGTGCAGACTCCCGCTCGGCGTCCCACAGGTCCACCAGGTTTGCAGCAACGTTCTATGACATCGAAACtctaaaag TTATAGATGAGGAGTGGCAGAGAACCCAGTGCAGCCCCAGGGAAACTTGCGTGGAGGTGGCCAGCGAGCTAGGAAGGAGCACCAACACGTTCTTCAAGCCTCCCTGCGTGAATGTGTTCCGCTGCGGTGGCTGCTGTAATGAAGAGAGCCTCGTCTGTATGAACACAAGCACCTCGTATGTTTCCAAACAG CTCTTTGAGATATCAGTGCCTTTGACGTCAGTCCCTGAGTTGGTGCCTATTAAAGTGGCCAACCACACAGGTTGTAAGTGTCTGCCAACGGCTCCCCGCCACCCATATTCTATCATCAGAAGATCGATCCAGCTCCCAGAAGAAGACCT CTGTCCACATTCCAAGAACCTCTGTCCTATCGACATGCAGTGGGACAGCAGCAAATGTCAATGTGTTTTACAGGAGGAGAATCCACTCATGGGAATGGAAG ACCACTCTCGTCTCCAGGAGCCGGCTCTCTGCGGACCACACATGAAGTTTGATGAAGATCGCTGTGAGTGTGTCTGTAAGACACCGTGTCCCCAAGATCTCATCCAGCACCCAGAAAACTGCAGTTGCATTGAGTGCAGAGAAAGTCAGGAGAGCTGCTGTCAAAAGCACAAGATCTTCCacccagacacctgcag CTGTGAGGACAGATGCCCCTTTCACACCAGAACGTGCACAAATGGAAAGCCAGCCTGTGCCAAGCATTGCCGATTTCCCAAGGAGAAAAGGGCTGTCCACGGTCAAGAGAATCCTTGA